A window from Micromonospora terminaliae encodes these proteins:
- a CDS encoding nitroreductase family deazaflavin-dependent oxidoreductase produces the protein MTTSEQVRDSPEGWVAEHIRRYVQTGGAEGHEWRPGVFTLLLTTRGRRSGKLRRTALIYGRDGDAYLVVASQGGAPRHPAWYLNLLADPEAQVQVGPDTFPVRARTATAEEKPRMWRTMTAAWPAYDEYQTKTDREIPVVVLERI, from the coding sequence ATGACCACCAGCGAGCAGGTGCGGGACAGCCCCGAGGGTTGGGTCGCCGAGCACATCCGGCGGTACGTGCAGACCGGTGGCGCGGAGGGCCACGAGTGGCGTCCGGGCGTCTTCACCCTGCTGCTGACCACGCGCGGCCGGCGCTCCGGCAAGCTGCGGCGCACCGCGCTGATCTACGGCCGGGACGGCGACGCCTACCTCGTGGTGGCCTCGCAGGGCGGCGCCCCGCGGCATCCGGCCTGGTACCTGAACCTGCTCGCGGACCCCGAGGCGCAGGTGCAGGTCGGGCCGGACACCTTCCCGGTCCGGGCGCGCACCGCGACGGCGGAGGAGAAGCCGCGGATGTGGCGCACCATGACGGCGGCCTGGCCGGCGTACGACGAGTACCAGACCAAGACCGACCGGGAGATCCCGGTGGTGGTGCTGGAGCGGATCTGA
- the dacB gene encoding D-alanyl-D-alanine carboxypeptidase/D-alanyl-D-alanine endopeptidase: MHRRLFPRALAVLALVATAATAGAPTATAEAPTPAQTRLHATIDAVLADSRLAGAQAGVVVVDTTTGQTLYDRNGDRRLIPASNTKLLTSTAAMELLGPGHRFTTDVTGDGVRRAGLLSGNLYLRGGGDPTMLAEDYDRLAADVAASGVRVVTGNLVADDTRYDRTRLGPDWTWDDESYYYAAQVSALTVAPDTDYDAGTVIVHAAPGAQAGARPKVTMTPANGWLRIDNRAETVATGETTISFEREHGGNTIVVTGQIAVGQAEESDWMTVWEPTGYAADIFRSALRRHGVRVLGRTVLGQATPEDAKPVARHDSMPLADLMVPFLKLSNNGHAEVLTKELGRVLSGSGTWAAGLSAIGEYVGDSGMDTGTLRQRDGSGLSRRNMIPPAQFVALLSAVRAEPWFDTWYAALPVAGNPDRFVGGTLRSRMRGTAAANNVHAKTGSLTGASSLSGYATDADGHLLAFSVVLNNYLTSSVKGLEDQIAIALASYSEKATATARLSVPVAPESPRVPEGLECSWVKPAVC, translated from the coding sequence ATGCATCGTCGTCTCTTCCCCCGGGCGCTCGCGGTGCTGGCGCTGGTCGCCACCGCGGCCACCGCCGGCGCACCCACCGCCACGGCCGAAGCGCCCACCCCCGCGCAGACCCGGCTGCACGCGACCATCGACGCGGTCCTCGCCGACTCCCGGCTGGCCGGGGCGCAGGCGGGCGTGGTCGTCGTCGACACCACGACCGGGCAGACCCTCTACGACCGCAACGGGGACCGGCGACTGATCCCCGCCTCGAACACCAAGCTGCTCACCTCGACGGCGGCCATGGAACTGCTCGGGCCGGGGCACCGCTTCACCACCGACGTGACCGGCGACGGCGTACGCCGGGCCGGGCTGCTCTCCGGCAACCTCTACCTGCGCGGCGGAGGCGACCCGACCATGCTGGCCGAGGACTACGACCGGCTGGCCGCCGACGTGGCCGCGTCCGGCGTACGGGTGGTGACCGGCAACCTGGTCGCCGACGACACCCGCTACGACCGGACCCGGCTCGGCCCCGACTGGACCTGGGACGACGAGTCCTACTACTACGCGGCACAGGTGTCCGCGCTGACCGTCGCCCCGGACACCGACTACGACGCCGGCACGGTGATCGTGCACGCGGCGCCGGGCGCACAGGCCGGTGCGCGGCCGAAGGTCACCATGACGCCGGCCAACGGCTGGCTGCGGATCGACAACCGGGCCGAGACGGTCGCCACCGGCGAGACGACGATCTCCTTCGAGCGCGAGCACGGCGGCAACACCATCGTGGTCACCGGCCAGATCGCGGTCGGCCAGGCCGAGGAGAGCGACTGGATGACGGTCTGGGAACCGACCGGGTACGCCGCCGACATCTTCCGGTCGGCCCTGCGCCGGCACGGGGTGCGGGTCCTCGGCCGGACCGTGCTCGGCCAGGCCACCCCGGAGGACGCCAAGCCGGTGGCCCGGCACGACTCGATGCCGCTGGCCGACCTCATGGTGCCGTTCCTCAAGCTCTCCAACAACGGCCACGCCGAGGTGCTCACCAAGGAGCTGGGACGGGTGCTGTCCGGCTCCGGCACCTGGGCCGCCGGGCTGTCGGCGATCGGCGAGTACGTGGGCGACTCCGGCATGGACACCGGCACGCTGCGCCAGCGCGACGGTTCCGGGCTGTCCCGGCGCAACATGATCCCGCCCGCCCAGTTCGTCGCACTGCTCTCGGCGGTCCGCGCCGAACCCTGGTTCGACACCTGGTACGCGGCCCTGCCGGTGGCCGGCAACCCGGACCGGTTCGTCGGCGGCACCCTGCGCAGCCGGATGCGCGGCACCGCCGCAGCCAACAACGTGCACGCCAAGACGGGAAGCCTGACCGGGGCGTCCAGCCTCTCCGGCTACGCCACGGACGCCGACGGGCACTTGCTGGCCTTCTCCGTCGTGCTCAACAACTACCTGACCTCGTCGGTCAAGGGGCTGGAGGACCAGATCGCGATCGCGCTGGCCTCGTACAGCGAGAAGGCGACGGCCACGGCGCGGCTGTCGGTGCCGGTGGCGCCGGAGTCGCCGCGGGTGCCCGAAGGCCTCGAGTGTTCCTGGGTGAAGCCTGCGGTCTGCTAG
- a CDS encoding iron-sulfur cluster biosynthesis family protein, translating to MLTMTDNAVLVIRDLANQQDVAEAGGLRIAADTDAGSLSIELVEQPVQGDQVIDDQGARIFLDADAAELLNDTSVDATVDDEGIVQFGFTEKE from the coding sequence ATGCTGACCATGACCGACAACGCCGTCCTGGTGATCCGCGACCTCGCCAACCAGCAGGACGTCGCCGAGGCGGGTGGCCTGCGCATCGCCGCGGACACCGACGCCGGCTCGCTCTCGATCGAGCTGGTCGAGCAGCCGGTACAGGGCGACCAGGTGATCGACGACCAGGGGGCCCGTATCTTCCTCGACGCCGACGCCGCCGAGCTGCTCAACGACACCTCGGTGGACGCCACCGTCGACGACGAGGGCATCGTGCAGTTCGGGTTCACCGAGAAGGAGTGA
- a CDS encoding beta family protein, whose protein sequence is MLASRRGELEALAHLDEATAPLLAPVIDVHAVDPCTVDLIGRLPAGLLPAVDVSVLPESAASELVRWGVPLVPVIGLAEGGRRLVAHGAAAREYARRAVVRLRTAQDRAGPDATAALERIWRLARLVPEQCDLLIDAGDVCCPADVRLAEPRIRRLAEWARRHAWRSVTVTAGGMPPTLSRLPTDEPARLDRYDWQLWQRLADLGVGYGDYGVGCPVPGADGPGDRLPTLRYTTSGAWWVYRWSRRGGRGDDRFADLCRTLVTAPYWPAAGASFSWGDHEIVRRARRGAGAGSPANWIAWSTSHHLAHVLATLLRPEREQRGGPWRADQEAPERGRAGRPQRGGETRRAG, encoded by the coding sequence GTGCTGGCCAGTCGCCGAGGTGAGCTGGAGGCGCTGGCCCATCTCGACGAGGCCACCGCTCCGCTGCTCGCCCCGGTCATCGACGTCCACGCGGTGGATCCGTGCACTGTGGACCTGATCGGCCGCCTGCCGGCCGGTCTGCTCCCCGCCGTCGACGTGTCGGTGCTGCCCGAGTCGGCGGCGAGCGAGCTGGTCCGCTGGGGCGTACCGCTGGTGCCGGTGATCGGGCTGGCCGAGGGCGGCCGGCGGTTGGTGGCGCACGGCGCGGCCGCCCGGGAGTACGCGCGGCGGGCGGTGGTCCGGCTGCGGACCGCGCAGGACCGGGCCGGCCCGGACGCGACCGCGGCCCTGGAACGGATCTGGCGGCTGGCCCGGCTGGTCCCGGAGCAGTGCGATCTGCTCATCGACGCGGGAGACGTGTGCTGCCCGGCCGACGTCCGCCTGGCCGAGCCCAGGATCCGGCGGCTGGCGGAGTGGGCCCGGCGGCACGCCTGGCGCTCCGTGACGGTGACGGCCGGCGGGATGCCGCCGACGCTGAGCCGGCTCCCGACGGACGAGCCCGCGCGTCTGGACCGCTACGACTGGCAGCTCTGGCAGCGCCTGGCCGACCTCGGCGTCGGTTACGGCGACTACGGCGTGGGCTGCCCGGTGCCCGGGGCGGACGGGCCCGGCGACCGGCTGCCGACCCTGCGCTACACCACGAGCGGGGCGTGGTGGGTCTACCGGTGGTCGCGCCGGGGCGGCCGGGGCGACGACCGCTTCGCCGACCTGTGCCGCACGCTCGTCACGGCCCCGTACTGGCCGGCCGCGGGCGCCTCCTTCTCCTGGGGCGACCACGAGATCGTGCGCCGGGCACGGCGCGGCGCGGGTGCCGGCTCCCCGGCGAACTGGATCGCCTGGAGCACGTCGCACCACCTGGCGCACGTGCTGGCCACGCTGCTCCGGCCGGAGCGGGAGCAGCGCGGCGGGCCGTGGCGGGCCGACCAGGAGGCCCCCGAGCGGGGACGCGCCGGCCGGCCGCAGCGCGGTGGGGAGACCCGCCGCGCCGGGTGA
- a CDS encoding PepSY domain-containing protein, producing the protein MRRTSLVLAAIGGAAALAVTGTAIGLTAADGPGPAGAPVAVTTDATGPSDDNPGTADDSAGTVDDNPGADDSATAGTMPTPGAEKSGAVDPQRAGRVALERLGGGRIVEIEAETEHMRPVWSVKVNRTGTTYEVKVDRGDGTVVEIERRTAEGDRRTDDGSRTHDRYDDHGGDDDHGGHRSGDDD; encoded by the coding sequence ATGCGACGAACTTCCCTGGTCCTGGCGGCGATCGGCGGGGCCGCGGCGCTGGCGGTCACCGGCACGGCGATCGGCCTGACCGCAGCGGACGGGCCCGGACCGGCCGGCGCGCCGGTCGCGGTCACGACCGACGCCACCGGCCCGTCCGACGACAACCCCGGAACCGCCGACGACAGCGCCGGGACGGTCGACGACAACCCCGGAGCGGACGACTCCGCGACCGCCGGCACGATGCCCACACCTGGCGCAGAGAAGAGCGGTGCCGTGGACCCGCAGCGCGCGGGCAGGGTGGCCCTGGAACGGCTCGGCGGCGGCCGGATCGTGGAGATCGAGGCGGAAACCGAGCACATGCGTCCGGTGTGGAGCGTGAAGGTCAACCGCACCGGCACGACGTACGAGGTCAAGGTCGACCGCGGCGACGGCACCGTGGTCGAGATCGAACGGCGGACGGCCGAGGGCGACCGCCGCACGGACGACGGGAGCCGTACCCACGACCGGTACGACGACCACGGCGGCGACGACGACCACGGCGGGCACCGGTCCGGCGACGACGACTGA
- a CDS encoding HAMP domain-containing sensor histidine kinase codes for MRGRLALLVAAVGVLVMVAFLVPLAVLVRTVAADRATVRAAADAQSLVPLVGTADPDTVRLTVDQLAAGSRREVTVFLADGTVLGARVARTPAVDLAARGQSLTVESAAGREVVIAVQGRPDGTAVIRTVVPRAELTAGVTRAWLVLALLGLLLVLVGLAVADRLARTLVRPIADLGAVSHRLANAELDARVEPAGPSELREVAGALNHLAERIQVLLREEREQVADLSHRLRTPLTVLRLEAESLRDPDDAARLTTAVDGLERAVTGVIRQARWRSTAAGGGGCDAAAVVADRVAFWSVLAEDTGRSVTLDLAPGPLPVRVAGDELAAAVDALLGNVFAHTPDGTPFTVRLTPEAGQVALTVADAGPGLPAGSARRGASGAGSTGLGLDIADRAARSGGGRLELGGAPGGGAVVTLRLGLNPALDLG; via the coding sequence CGTTCCTGGTGCCACTGGCCGTGCTGGTGCGCACGGTCGCCGCGGACCGGGCGACCGTCCGCGCCGCCGCCGACGCCCAGAGCCTGGTGCCGCTGGTCGGCACGGCCGATCCGGACACGGTCCGGCTGACCGTCGATCAGCTCGCCGCCGGCTCGCGCCGCGAGGTGACCGTGTTCCTGGCGGACGGCACCGTGCTCGGCGCCCGGGTGGCGCGTACCCCGGCGGTGGACCTTGCGGCGCGCGGGCAGAGCCTGACCGTCGAGTCCGCCGCCGGCCGGGAGGTGGTCATCGCGGTGCAGGGCCGGCCGGACGGGACGGCGGTGATCCGCACCGTCGTCCCCCGGGCGGAGCTGACCGCCGGGGTGACCCGCGCCTGGCTCGTGCTGGCGCTGCTCGGCCTGCTCCTCGTGCTGGTCGGGCTGGCCGTCGCCGACCGGCTGGCCCGTACCCTGGTCCGGCCGATCGCGGACCTCGGCGCGGTCTCCCACCGGCTCGCCAACGCCGAGCTGGATGCCCGGGTCGAGCCGGCCGGGCCGTCCGAGCTGCGGGAGGTCGCGGGCGCGCTCAACCACCTGGCCGAGCGGATCCAGGTACTGCTGCGCGAGGAGCGCGAGCAGGTGGCCGACCTGTCGCACCGGCTGCGCACGCCGCTGACCGTGCTGCGGCTGGAGGCCGAGTCGTTGCGCGACCCGGACGACGCGGCACGCCTGACCACCGCCGTGGACGGCCTGGAACGGGCGGTGACCGGCGTGATCCGGCAGGCGCGCTGGCGCAGTACGGCGGCCGGAGGCGGCGGTTGCGACGCCGCGGCGGTGGTCGCCGACCGGGTGGCGTTCTGGTCGGTGCTCGCCGAGGACACCGGACGGAGCGTGACGCTCGACCTCGCACCCGGCCCGTTGCCGGTGCGCGTGGCCGGCGACGAGCTGGCCGCCGCCGTCGACGCGCTGCTGGGCAACGTGTTCGCGCACACCCCGGACGGCACGCCCTTCACCGTCCGGCTCACGCCGGAGGCCGGGCAGGTGGCGCTGACCGTGGCGGACGCCGGCCCGGGCCTGCCGGCCGGGTCGGCCCGGCGGGGCGCCAGCGGGGCCGGGTCGACCGGGCTGGGCCTGGACATCGCCGACCGGGCCGCCCGGAGCGGCGGCGGCCGCCTGGAGCTGGGCGGCGCGCCCGGCGGCGGTGCGGTGGTGACGCTCCGGCTCGGCCTTAACCCGGCGTTAGACCTCGGGTAG